Proteins co-encoded in one Hyla sarda isolate aHylSar1 chromosome 4, aHylSar1.hap1, whole genome shotgun sequence genomic window:
- the RANGRF gene encoding ran guanine nucleotide release factor, with amino-acid sequence MEGIADQRPLFGGAFSAVLPPNIQDVSDLREIPDNQEVFVHHDTDQSIIVELLEYQKGMSDPDAARYHFEDIAASNDAQGRAEVVSVEPLPLAQLSLTSCSSAWTLTGHQLVSKFNEQAQNTVTIHMALFRMQQYATDLLVTFNDPVAIDPASSSSSGSGNASPPWTIDDFHRLLCGFQLHDPGVFG; translated from the exons ATGGAAGGAATCGCCGACCAGCGCCCACTGTTTGGGGGAGCGTTCTCTGCCGTCCTGCCCCCCAATATACAGGATGTCAg CGACCTCCGGGAGATCCCTGACAACCAGGAGGTGTTCGTCCACCATGACACTGACCAGAGTATCATTGTGGAGCTATTAGAGTACCAGAAGGGGATGTCGGACCCCGACGCTGCCAG ATACCACTTTGAAGATATTGCTGCCAGCAATGATGCTCAGGGCAGAGCGGAGGTGGTGAGTGTGGAGCCCCTACCCCTGGCACAGTTATCTCTCACCAGCTGCTCCAGTGCATGGACTCTTACAGGGCACCAGCTAGTCTCCAAGTTCAATGAGCAG GCTCAGAACACGGTGACAATACATATGGCGTTATTCCGTATGCAGCAATATGCGACTGATCTACTGGTGACCTTCAATGATCCCGTAGCTATCGA TCCGGCCAGCAGCAGTAGTTCCGGTTCTGGTAACGCTTCTCCTCCTTGGACCATTGATGATTTCCACCGTCTCCTGTGTGGTTTCCAGCTCCATGATCCTGGTGTCTTTGGCTGA